Part of the Myxococcus fulvus genome, ATTCGGAGGAAGGGCCCGCTCAGGGCGCCAGCGTGGAGACGCCGGCGACCACCGGGAGGCCCTGGTCGAGCGGCAGTCCATCCATCAACAACATCATCGTGTGCGCGCTCGCGTGGCGCAGCGCCTTCGCGGCGGCGTACTCGGGCGAGGACCACCAGGAGCGGGCCTGCTCGACGTTGGGGAACTCGAGGATGACGAAGCGCGGCGGCTGCCACGTCCCCTCGAGCGCCTCCGTCGCCCCACCCCGGACCAGGTAGCGTCCGCCGTACCGCGCGATGGAGGGCGGCGCCAGCTGCCGGTAGCGCTCATACGTCTGCACGTCATGCACCGCGATTTCGACGACGACGTAGGCAGGCATGGGCGCTCTCCTGTCGGTGGGCTTCAGAACACGAACGGGAACCGCACGGGCCCCCCCTGCTCCTGGTGCTTGGGGAAGTCCCACGCACGGACCTTGGCCTCGATGCAGCGAGCGAACGACGTGCCCCTGAGCGACGCCGTCTCGGTGACGACCTCGGACACCTCGCCGCTGGGGAGGATGGACCAGCGCACGACGACGCGCGTGCCTTCGTCCACCGGGCGCGGCTTCACGTTCGCGCACGCGGTGACCTCGCCCTTCTTGGCGAGGACGACTTCGAAGACGTCCGACTGGGTGAGCGACAGGCGCGGGTTCTGGATGGGCGCCACCGGCGGGATGTAGACGGACGGCGGCGGCTCACGCTTGCGCGTCCCCGACGCCGGGCCCGACAGCTCGCGCGCATAGGCCGCGTCCGGGCCCAGGTCGTTCTCCAGGTCCCCGAAGTCATCCTCCGCCGCCGCGGGCGCCTCGACGGGCGTGGGAGCGGGCGCGGTGGACCGCGAGGACAGCTTCACGTCGGCGGCGCGAGAGCTCGGCGCCACGGGCGGCGCGGACTCCACGTCCCGCTCCTGGCGCGACGTGCGAGAGATGCCGCTCACCTCGGCCGCGAGCCCGCCACCCGACGCGGGCACCACGGGCACCGAGCCACCCCGCTCGACGGTGACGACGCCCGTGAGCGAGGGACGCGAGGGCGCGCTCGACGTCGCGACCGCGGCCACGGCGCCACCGGCCGGAATCACGGCGCCCCCGCCCGGCGTCCCCACGGCCGAGCGCGCGAGCGCATCCGCCACTGCGGGCGCGGGAGGCTTCGCGGCGACTTCGCGAGGGGTCTCGACGAGGACGGGCGCCACGGAGAGCTCGGTCGGCACGGGCGCAATCGGCGCCGGCGCCACGGCGGGCACGGCCGGAGCCACCGGGGCCGGAGCGGGCGCGACGGGCGGCTCGGACTTCATGAACGCGGGCAGGTTGAAGCGGGACAGCAGCTGCGAGGCCCCGACCCCCGAGCCGAACAGGCCCATGACGATGGCCACGGTGACGCCTCCGGCGACGCCGCCGGCCAGCGTGAACCACCAGCCGCCCAGCCTCCACTTCGCCTCGACCTGCTCGGTGGCGGTTGTCACTTCGGCCAGCACCGCGTGGGCGCCCACCGGGTCCACCGGCACCGACGCGGCGGGCGCGGGAGCACTCGGCGCGGCGGGAGACGCCACGACGGCCCAGGAAGGAATGCCCGAGACGTCCGCCTCGCTCACGGCCGCGAGCGCGGGCGCGCCCGGCAGCTCCGTCAGGGCGGCGTCCAGGGCCGCGCTGAGCTCCTGCGTCGCCGGCATCAGCGCTTCGACCAGCTCCGGCACCTGGCTCACCGGCACCCAGGCCTGGAAGCCCGCGCGCCAGCACAGCGTCTCCGGCCGCAGCTCACCGCGCGCCCAGGGCTCCTTGAGGGCCTCCGCGTCGAAGGGGCCCGAGGGCTGGGCGCCCAGGGCGAGGAACCAGGCGTGGTTCGCCGCGATGGGCGGCGTGGGCGTGGGGTCCTCCTCCACCAGCACGGAGGACACGAGCGAGCGACGCACACCCTTGTGCAGCCGCTCCTCGTTCACGTCGTTGCGGGCACGCGCGTTGGCCGCCGCCACGCGGGGGTTCTTGTCCGTGCGCAGCTTGCTGACGAAGACGTCGAGCTCCGCCTCGGACACCCCGCCGAACACAGGGGTGCCTCCGCCGTCCGGCTCGTGGGGGCCCGCGGTTGTTTCATCCGGCTGGGACTTACCGTCCCGTGAATCGCCGATCATTCGCCAGCTCCTTGCTTCCACCACGCCCCAACGCCATCAGAACCCCAACAATGGAATGCCGACGCGCGATTTCGTCAACGGGGAGTCTCTGCGCGAAGGTGGCCAGGGTCCACACTCAAGAAAGAGAGGGGGCGGAAATCTCCATTCTCACGCCGAATCACGAGACACACCACCGCACATCTCCCCACGCATGCGGCGGAAGACCTCCAGTCTCACTCGACACAGAGGTGCTTCTCCAGGACGAGGAAGGTAGGCGCGGGGAAGCCCGCGTGGGTGCCCTGGGAGTGGAGCTGGACGCACCCGGCATCGATGCGCGAATGGCCCCGGAGGGCGGGCTCCTGCGACGTGGCTTCGCGCGGAGGGGATGTGCCGGGTACGCCCCTCCCTGACTACTCCTTGAGCGCGGAGGTGAACTGCATCAGCGTCTTCTTCGCGTCCCCCAGCACCATCATCGTGTTGGAGCGGACGAAGAGCTCGTTCTCGATGCCGGCGAAGCCCGCGTTGAGCGAGCGCTTGAGCACCACGCACGTCTTCGCCAGGTCCGCGGAGAGGATGGGCATGCCGTAGATGGGGCTGCTCTGGTTGCTGCGCGCGGCGGGGTTGACGACGTCGTTGGCGCCCACCACCAGCGCGACGTCCGTGGCGGTGAAGTCGTCGTTGATGACGTCCAGGTCGAACAGGTGGTCGTACGGCACATTGGCTTCCGCCAGCAGCACGTTCATGTGGCCCGGCATGCGACCCGCCACCGGGTGGATGGCGTAGCGCACGTCACAGCCGTTGGCCTGGAGGACGTTGGCCAAATCGCGCACCGCGTGCTGCGCCTGCGACACGGCCATGCCGTAGCCCGGCACGACGATGACGGAGCGCGCGGCGCGCAGCACCTCGGCGGCCTCCTCCACGCTGCCCACGTTGGGCGCGGGGCCCGAGGGCTGGGCGCCCTCCGTGACGGCCTTGGCTTCCGGCACCGCGCCGAACGCGCCGAAGAGCACGTTGGAGAACGAGCGGTTCATCGCCTTGGACATCATCATGCCCAGCAGGAAGCCGGAGAAGCCGTCCAGCGCGCCGCAGATGATGAGCACGTTGTTGCCCAGCGCGAAGCCCGTGGCCGCCGCCGCGAGGCCCGCGTACGAGTTGAGCAAGCAGATGACCACCGGCATGTCCGCGCCGCCAATGGGCAGCACCAGCAACACGCCCAGCAGCACACCCAACGCGGCCACCAGGTAGAAGGCCCACGCCGAGCCCGGCGAATACACGAGCAGGCCAATCAACCCCAGCGTGCCGACAATCATGAGCAGGTTGGAGAGGTTCTGCCCCGGATAGGTGACGGGCCGTCCGGTGATGAAGCCCTGCAGCTTGCCGAACGCCATCAAGCTCCCGGTGAAGGTCAACGCGCCGAGCGCCACCTCCAGGCCCGTGGCCGAGATCTGGAGCGTGGTCATCTGGGGGCCGCCGTGCTGGAGATACTCGACGACGCCGACCAGCCCCACCGCGAGCCCGCCGAAGGCATGCGAGAGCGCGATGCGCTCCGGCATCTTCGTCATGGGAATCCACAAGCCCATGCCCGTGCCCACCGCCGAGCCGATGAGCAGCGCCACGACAATCCATTCCCAGCGCACGATGACGTGCGTCACGCCCACGCCGTACAGCAGCGTGCCGGCCACCGCGGCCACCATGCCCAGTTCCGCCAGCAGCACGCCCCGCCGGGCCGTCTGCGCGTCACCCAGGTCCTTCAAACCCATCACGAAGAGGATGGAGGCGAGCAGGTACAACAACTGGACGAACGTCTCCGTGAGGGACAGGGTCGTCGTCATCGCGCGCCGCCCTTCTTCTTGAACATGCGCAGCATGCGGTCGGTGATGAGGAAGCCGCCCACCACGTTGATGGTGGCCGCCAGCACCGCCACCGCGCCGAGCACCGTGGACACCGTGCCGTAGTGCCCACCGGCCGCCAGCAGCGAGCCCACCAGGGAGATGCCGGAGATGGCGTTGGTGAAGGCCATCAGCGGCGTGTGGAGCAGGTGCGGGACCTTGGAGATGACCTGGTAGCCCGTGAAGGCCGCCAGGAAGAAGACATACAGGCCGAAGATCAGCGTCAATGACATGTCAGCCCTCCCTCATCGCCACATCCGCCACGGCGGGGTGGACCACCTCACCGCCGCGGGTGATGAGCATGCCCTTCACGATTTCATCCGAGACATCCAGCTTCAGCACATTGTCCTTGTCGGTGACGTGCGCGAGCAGCTTCTCCATGTTGCGCGAGTACATGGCGCTGGCGTGCACGGAGAGCTGGGCCGGGAGGTTGCGCTCACCGACGATGGTGACGCCGAAGTCCGTGCGGTAGCGCTCCCCCACCCGCGTCAGCTCGCAGTTGCCGCCCTGCTCCGCGGCGATGTCCACCACCACCGAGCCGCTCTTCATCCGCCGCACCATGTCCGCGGGCAGCAGCACCGGCGCGCGCCGTCCGGGAATCTGCGCCGTGGTGATGACCGCGTCCGACTTCGCCACGTGCTGGGCGAGCACCTCCGCCTGCTTGCGTTTGGCCTCCTCGCCCAGCTCCTTCGCGTAGCCCCCCGAGCCCGCCGCGTCCTCGATGTCGATGTTCACGAAGCGCGCGCCCAGGCTCTCCACCTGCTCCTTCACCACCTTGCGCACGTCGTACGCCTCCACCACCGCGCCCAGCCGGCGCGCCGTGGCGATGGCCTGCAAGCCGGCGACGCCCGCTCCCAGCACCAGCACCTTCGCGGGAGGAATGGTGCCCGCGGCGGTCATCAGCATGGGGAACAGCCGGGGCAGCGCCTCCGACGCGAGCACCACCGCGCGGTACCCCGCGATGGTCGCCTGCGAGCTGAGCACATCCATCATCTGCGCCAGCGTCGTGCGCGGCACCATGTCCGCCGCCAACAGCGTCACCCGCCGCTTCGCCAGCGCCCTGGCCAGCGCCGGGTTCGCCAGCGGATAGGCCAGGCTCACCAGCACCGAGTCCGGCTTGAGCCGCTCCACCTCCGCGTCATCCGGAGGCTGGATCTTCAGCAGCACCTCCGCTTTCGCATACAGCGCGTCGGTGCTCGGCTCGATTCGCGCGCCCGCCGCGTGGAGCTCCTCGTCGGAGCACTCCGCGCCCAGGCCCGCGCCGCTCTCGACCACCACTTCGTGCTTCCTGCCGACGAGGCGTTTCACGCTCTCCGCCACGAGCGCGACCCGCCTTTCGCCCGGCACCGTTTCACGGGGGATGGCGATGATCATGCGGGTCAGCAAAGCCGATCCGCTCCATCCGATTCAATCCCAGCCACGCGAGCTTGTTGGCAATTCCAGTCAAGCTCGGCCGCGTCACGACTGTTGGCAATGCAAGCCATTGCCCCCGTCCTAGTGGATACCCCCGAGCCCCACCCCACCCCGCGGCCACACGCTCCGTCGGAACCGCCGCGCGTACCACCGACGGCCCGAGTCTT contains:
- a CDS encoding DUF1330 domain-containing protein; the protein is MPAYVVVEIAVHDVQTYERYRQLAPPSIARYGGRYLVRGGATEALEGTWQPPRFVILEFPNVEQARSWWSSPEYAAAKALRHASAHTMMLLMDGLPLDQGLPVVAGVSTLAP
- a CDS encoding GYF domain-containing protein, with amino-acid sequence MIGDSRDGKSQPDETTAGPHEPDGGGTPVFGGVSEAELDVFVSKLRTDKNPRVAAANARARNDVNEERLHKGVRRSLVSSVLVEEDPTPTPPIAANHAWFLALGAQPSGPFDAEALKEPWARGELRPETLCWRAGFQAWVPVSQVPELVEALMPATQELSAALDAALTELPGAPALAAVSEADVSGIPSWAVVASPAAPSAPAPAASVPVDPVGAHAVLAEVTTATEQVEAKWRLGGWWFTLAGGVAGGVTVAIVMGLFGSGVGASQLLSRFNLPAFMKSEPPVAPAPAPVAPAVPAVAPAPIAPVPTELSVAPVLVETPREVAAKPPAPAVADALARSAVGTPGGGAVIPAGGAVAAVATSSAPSRPSLTGVVTVERGGSVPVVPASGGGLAAEVSGISRTSRQERDVESAPPVAPSSRAADVKLSSRSTAPAPTPVEAPAAAEDDFGDLENDLGPDAAYARELSGPASGTRKREPPPSVYIPPVAPIQNPRLSLTQSDVFEVVLAKKGEVTACANVKPRPVDEGTRVVVRWSILPSGEVSEVVTETASLRGTSFARCIEAKVRAWDFPKHQEQGGPVRFPFVF
- a CDS encoding NAD(P)(+) transhydrogenase (Re/Si-specific) subunit beta, with protein sequence MTTTLSLTETFVQLLYLLASILFVMGLKDLGDAQTARRGVLLAELGMVAAVAGTLLYGVGVTHVIVRWEWIVVALLIGSAVGTGMGLWIPMTKMPERIALSHAFGGLAVGLVGVVEYLQHGGPQMTTLQISATGLEVALGALTFTGSLMAFGKLQGFITGRPVTYPGQNLSNLLMIVGTLGLIGLLVYSPGSAWAFYLVAALGVLLGVLLVLPIGGADMPVVICLLNSYAGLAAAATGFALGNNVLIICGALDGFSGFLLGMMMSKAMNRSFSNVLFGAFGAVPEAKAVTEGAQPSGPAPNVGSVEEAAEVLRAARSVIVVPGYGMAVSQAQHAVRDLANVLQANGCDVRYAIHPVAGRMPGHMNVLLAEANVPYDHLFDLDVINDDFTATDVALVVGANDVVNPAARSNQSSPIYGMPILSADLAKTCVVLKRSLNAGFAGIENELFVRSNTMMVLGDAKKTLMQFTSALKE
- a CDS encoding NAD(P) transhydrogenase subunit alpha, which codes for MSLTLIFGLYVFFLAAFTGYQVISKVPHLLHTPLMAFTNAISGISLVGSLLAAGGHYGTVSTVLGAVAVLAATINVVGGFLITDRMLRMFKKKGGAR
- a CDS encoding Re/Si-specific NAD(P)(+) transhydrogenase subunit alpha gives rise to the protein MIIAIPRETVPGERRVALVAESVKRLVGRKHEVVVESGAGLGAECSDEELHAAGARIEPSTDALYAKAEVLLKIQPPDDAEVERLKPDSVLVSLAYPLANPALARALAKRRVTLLAADMVPRTTLAQMMDVLSSQATIAGYRAVVLASEALPRLFPMLMTAAGTIPPAKVLVLGAGVAGLQAIATARRLGAVVEAYDVRKVVKEQVESLGARFVNIDIEDAAGSGGYAKELGEEAKRKQAEVLAQHVAKSDAVITTAQIPGRRAPVLLPADMVRRMKSGSVVVDIAAEQGGNCELTRVGERYRTDFGVTIVGERNLPAQLSVHASAMYSRNMEKLLAHVTDKDNVLKLDVSDEIVKGMLITRGGEVVHPAVADVAMREG